Proteins encoded by one window of Pan troglodytes isolate AG18354 chromosome 16, NHGRI_mPanTro3-v2.0_pri, whole genome shotgun sequence:
- the LOC107968425 gene encoding non-histone chromosomal protein HMG-14, translating into MPKRKVSSAEGAAKKESKRRSARLSAKPPAKVEAKPKKAAAKDKSSDKKVQTKGKRGAKGKQAEVANQETEEDLPAENGETKTEESPASDEAGEKEAKSD; encoded by the coding sequence ATGCCCAAGAGGAAGGTCAGCTCCGCCGAAGGCGCCGCCAAGAAAGAGTCCAAGAGGAGATCGGCGCGGTTGTCAGCTAAACCTCCTGCAAAAGTGGAAGCGAAGCCGAAAAAGGCAGCAGCGAAGGATAAATCTTCAGACAAAAAAGTGCaaacaaaagggaaaaggggAGCAAAGGGAAAACAGGCCGAAGTGGCTAACCAAGAAACTGAAGAAGATTTACCTGCAGAAAACGGGGAAACGAAAACTGAGGAGAGTCCAGCCTCTGatgaagcaggagagaaagaagccaaGTCTGATTAA